The DNA region CCTTCAAGACTTGGACCAGGACTTGCTGCAATTGAGTTGAGAGAACAAATGATTCAAGCAATTCATTGCCTTACAAAGTCCTATAGCAAAGGGATGGTCAATCTTTAATggagaaaaatgaaaggaacAAGTCAGTTTAACTATTGTACAGCCTCTGTACGGGCGCGCGCACGCTTGTGTCGGTGTGATTGTGTGTAAGCGCACGCATGCAATGTATAGAATCTGACTTGAGGTTATATGGCTGATCAAATGAACCAGTTTACATATCAGTGTATGCATCAGGAATACCTCTCTTTGGTCATTTGACATGAATGGACCAGACAAATCACGCAGCACTTCCATTATGTCATTGAAAGAGACTTTTCCATTACAGTCTGAATCGTACACCTTGAAGATTACTTCAGAGCAGCGAATAATACATCAGTCAGTGAGGGATAGACACTAAATTCAAAATTGTGATAAGCAGTGAAAACAAACTTACACTCGATTTTCTGTTGAGCACTAGCTTTGGAACTAAAAGCGGACAAGAATGCTACAAAGTCCTTGAAATTCAGGCCATCCACCATCTTAAGCAGCCTCTGCAAGAGTTTTACCACAAAACTTTATTGCCTGAATGTCAAGGCCAAAAAGAGAAGCCCAAAACTTTCCTTCTTAAAGACGAAGCTGAAGGAAATACCTGAGAGAGTGGATTCATTGCGAACTCCGGCACTGATAAGAATTCATCAGCTGAGATGAAACCCTTTGCGTTCCgatcaagttggcaaaatctCTCATAGAGTGACACTATTTCTTGCTGGGAAACTGAACCAAAACCCCATGTCATCCATCTCGGAAACAAGTAACAAGACAGAACGAAATTCCTAGTAGAAAAAGATTAAAGAGAAAACACCCACATAGATGGTCGCAGTGCTCTTGAACTTCTTCGATATCGTATTGAGTCAGCATGGAAGATGCACTCCCCATTGATTCTCCTTGGAAATGGTACAGTCTGAACACAACCATCAAGCAGAGCAATTGCAACAAATCCTCATCAAGCAAAGTACATCAGGAGATACAATTACACAAGTCATTGCTGGATCCATATCATCGGATCATTCATTACTCTTCCCAAAAAAACTAACACCCGACATTGAAATTCAAACGCTTGTTGAAGCTTATATGGTAAATCGAGAACATAACACTGAAAACAAATCCGAACCATTAGCCCAATTCAGCAGGACCCGAAAACAACGTCTCTAAGTACTTAACACTCAAagttcagattttttttttcctcagcAACCAAAGATGAATGTTGTACAAAGGaacaagaaaaagaggaaTGGATAACAAAGGGGGGAAATGGAGGGAAAGGGACCTGAGAGCCTGAGGAAGAGAGATGGGTCGGGAGATAAGATAGGATTGAATAGATATATAGACACAGAGAGGGGGGAGAGACACGACCGAGAGAGAGCGCTAGCACTGCGTAGCTTGTCCCTTTACGTTGTCATCATCGAAACAGAAGCAATAGCACGAACGAGAGCGATGTTCTCTGTGTGTCCCGTGGAGTCCGATGGGAAGACTATTCTGTCTTCCGGTTCTGGGGACGAGGAAATGCCGAGAGGCGAGAGGTTCCAATTATGGGCCACATTTCAAGATTAAATAATAGATGGGCCGAGCCCAGCCCATATTGGGCCCATTAGTCTATTATGCCCAGATTGTTGACTCTTTTCGCTAAAACACAGTATCGTTTGgtaacttttttctttccccttATTTATGCCGTAACACAATGTAGAGAAGTGGAAGTGTATGATGTGGACGTGTTATCTAAGTTAGATTAGCAAACCTCTAGCTCCATGTTGTTGACTTTTTAATTATgtttaaatgaaattttgctatattttatttgcaccatattcaataaattatatatatactccaTATCATTTGTATAtgagtaaaatatataattatgagacttttttaaaaattaaaaaggtttttcgataatttacaaaaatttCCCCAGATAtgagataattttttaatgttcTAAATATCCTACGAATAAAAGAcatgaaattcattttataCATCATTTTCCTAtttgttttagtttttttttacacGATATTTTCTCTACTTATGTACCTATACACATTACAGTTATCTGAATTCTCATAAGAGACTAAGGCAACTACATGTTTGCaattattcagaaaaaaaaataaaaaaatatttgtggAAAAAAAGCATGATTTCACTTcttgattttgtttttgggtAAATTCACTTCGTGATCTTTTAGTCACCATATATACCATTTAATATCTACTATGTAtttatctttctttatttttattcattctTAACATGTCTCTGAATTATCTATTTTCGGTTATATAAAACAAATGAGTGAATATCACCCCATTGGCTcaatataaagaaatataaatcataatatctaataaagtggCACGGTAGTTCCATTGAATATCGAGCCTATAACCTCTTGGTTACTAAGCGAAGACATGTACCACTGCGCTTCAGCATCTTCTGATAAATATCACCT from Punica granatum isolate Tunisia-2019 chromosome 3, ASM765513v2, whole genome shotgun sequence includes:
- the LOC116201067 gene encoding calcineurin subunit B-like isoform X2; the protein is MGSASSMLTQYDIEEVQEHCDHLFSQQEIVSLYERFCQLDRNAKGFISADEFLSVPEFAMNPLSQRLLKMVDGLNFKDFVAFLSAFSSKASAQQKIELIFKVYDSDCNGKVSFNDIMEVLRDLSGPFMSNDQREQVLVQVLKEAGYTKESYLSIDDFFKVFGSCGLKMEVEVPVD
- the LOC116201067 gene encoding calcineurin subunit B-like isoform X1, coding for MVVFRLYHFQGESMGSASSMLTQYDIEEVQEHCDHLFSQQEIVSLYERFCQLDRNAKGFISADEFLSVPEFAMNPLSQRLLKMVDGLNFKDFVAFLSAFSSKASAQQKIELIFKVYDSDCNGKVSFNDIMEVLRDLSGPFMSNDQREQVLVQVLKEAGYTKESYLSIDDFFKVFGSCGLKMEVEVPVD